The Flavobacterium johnsoniae UW101 genomic interval AATAATATATTAAAATGGCAGTTTGGACAGATTTTTAAACACATAGAAACATAGATATTCTAACTGTAAAAAAAGGCGTTTCACTTTTTTTTAAACAACATAGCAGCAATCGATCGAGTAAACTATGTGAGAGAAATTTGTTTTTCTTTAAATTCTTTTTTAAGAATTTAAACCTTATGTTCCTATGTGTTTAAAAAATTAATGCAATAAAAAAGCCTGTTCTATATAGAACAGGCCTTAAAATATATTTTGACGCGATTTTATTTGTTTTTTGCGCTTCTCATTTTTCTTGCTAAAAGTGTATTTTTAAGCAGCATTGCAATTGTCATTGGTCCTACTCCACCTGGAACTGGTGTAATGAATGATGCTTTTTTGCTTACGCCTTCAAAATCAACGTCACCTTTAATAACGTATCCTTTTGCATTTGATGCATCTTCTACTCTAGTAATTCCAACATCGATAACTGTTACACCTTCTTTTACCATATCTGCTTTTAAGAATTCCGGAACTCCCAAAGCAGTAATAATGATATCTGCATTTTTAGTGAATTCAGCTAAGTCTTTAGTACGGCTGTGTGTTAATGTAACAGTAGAGTCTCCAGGATTTCCTTTACGGCTCATTAAGATGCTCATTGGACGTCCTACGATGTGGCTTCTTCCAATTACAACAGTATGTTTTCCTGCAGTTTCAACTTTGTAACGCTCTAACAATTCCATAATCCCGAATGGCGTTGCCGGAATAAAGCTTTCCATTTCAAGAGCCATTCTGCCAAAGTTAGTTGGGTGAAATCCGTCAACGTCTTTATCAGGATCGATTGCTAATAAAATTTTCTGCTCGTCGATATGTTTTGGCAATGGCAATTGAACGATGTATCCGTCTAGGTTATCATCTTCATTTAACTCTTTAATTTTAGCTAGAAGTTCATCTTCGGTAATCGTTTCCGGCAGACTTACTAAAGTAGAATCAAATCCAATTTCCTGGCATGATTTTACTTTACTTCCTACGTAAGTTAAACTTGCTCCATTGTTTCCAACCAAAACAGCTGCTAAATGAGGTACTTTTCCTCCGGCTGCTTTTATAGATTGAACTTCGGCTGCAATTTCGTTTTTAATGTCGTTAGATGTTTTTTTACCGTCTAGTAGCTGCATTTGTTTTTGTTTCAGGTTTAAAGTTTTCTTTTGTTTCACGTTTCAAATTGAAAACGAAACTTAAATATTATGTAATTAAAAAAGTTTCAAGTTTTGGTCTCTTAACTTGAAACCTTAAACTTGAAACTTTTAATTATTTTATCTCGGCATTCCTCCTGGCATTCCTTTCATGCCTCCCATCATTTTCATCAGATTTTTTCCGCCTGGCCCCTGCATCATCTTCATCATCTTGCTCATTTGGTCAAACTGCTTCATTAACTGATTTACCTGCTCGACTTTAGTTCCGGAACCTTTAGCGATTCTGGCTTTTCTTTTTACGTCGATAATGGCTGGTTTACTTCTTTCTCCCGGAGTCATTGAGTGAATGATGGCTTCGATATGTTTAAAAGCATCATCTTCTATTTCTACATCTTTCATGGCTTTTGAAGCTCCTGGTATCATTCCTACCAGGTCTTTCATATTACCCATTTTCTTTACTTGCTGAATCTGCGTTAGAAAATCATCAAAACCAAATTCGTTTTTAGCGATTTTCTTTTGAAGTTTTCTAGCTTCTTCTTCATCAAATTGTTCCTGAGCTCTTTCTACAAGCGACACAACGTCACCCATACCTAATATACGCTCAGCCATACGATCTGGATAGAAAACATCAATTGCTTCCATCTTCTCGCCTGTACCTACAAATTTGATTGGTTTGTTTACAACCGATTTAATCGAGATTGCTGCTCCACCACGAGTATCACCATCTAATTTTGTTAAAATAACTCCATCGAAGTTTAAGATATCGTTGAAAGCTTTTGCTGTATTTACAGCGTCTTGTCCTGTCATAGAGTCGACAACGAACAATGTTTCTTGCGGCTGAATTGCTTTGTGTACGCGTGCAATTTCATCCATCATTTCCTGATCTACTGCTAAACGCCCTGCAGTATCGACGATAACTACATTAAATCCGTTTGCTTTTGCGTGTTTAATTGCGTTTTGAGCAATTTCAACAGGATTTTTATTTTCTGGTTCTGAATATACTTCAACACCTATTTGATCTCCAACTACATGTAACTGATTAATCGCCGCAGGACGGTAGATATCACACGCTACAAGAAGTGGTTTTTTATTTTTCTTCGTTTTTAAGAAGTTGGCTAATTTTCCTGAGAAAGTAGTTTTACCAGAACCTTGAAGTCCCGACATTAAAATAACGCTTGGATTTCCAGATAAATTAACTCCGGCAACATCACCCCCCATTAATTCAGTCAGCTCATCTTTTACCAGCTTCACCAATAATTGTCCTGGCTGAAGCGTTGTTAAAACGTCCTGACCAATTGCTTTTTCTTTTACTTTCGTTGTAAAATCTTTAGCAATTTTAAAGTTAACGTCGGCATCAAGTAAAGCACGACGAACTTCTTTTAAAGTATCGGCAACGTTTACTTCTGTAATTTTACCGTGTCCTTTTAATATATGGAACGCTTTATCTAACTTATCACTTAAATTATCAAACATATCTTTTTCTTTATTTGAAGTGCAAAGATAATCTAATTAGATATTTCAGGCAATTTTTATTTAGCTGCATTTAACCGCAAAGTTCGCAAAGGTTTACGCAAAGAACGCTATGTTTTTTTGCTCGTAAAATCGCGAGGTTGCAAAGTTTTTTTTTACGCTCCCGATAGCTATCGGGATAAAAAGATTTAAGCAGATTCACAGAAATTATTATTCAAATTCAAAAAAATAAAATCTGCCATAATCTGCAAAATCTGCGTGAAAAAGAATCATTTTAATCCTTCTAATCTGCGGCAAAAGAAAAAAGGCGCAAAGAATAAACCTTTGCGCCTTTGTAACTTTGTCACTTTGAACCTTAAAATTAAAACTGGAAGTAAATAAACGGCTGTGAACCGGCAACGGCTGTTGCATAAACAATCCAGTAAACAAAGCCCAGAATTATTGCTTTTATTAATAATGGTGTTCTGTCGAAAACGAACTTCATTTTGTTTGTAATAACTTCCGGCAGGAAATGCCAAACGTATCCAAACAGCATTAATAAAAACACATTTTTATATCCTAAAACAATAGCCTGCCAATGTTCTGGTTCGAAAGTTAACTGACCAATATTATTAATTACCTGTAATGCAGTTTCGAAATCTCTAGCGCGGAAAAAGATCCAGCAGAAAACTACAAAATGGAATGTGATTATAATTGAAAAGAAGGTCCACAAGAAATTACTTTTGCCGTCTTTTCTGGCAGGAAAGAATTCAAGGAAAATTTTATGAACTGCTAAAGCTAATCCGTGTAAAGCTCCCCAAACAATAAATTGTGCTCCGGCTCCATGCCATAATCCGCCTAAAAGCATTGTGGTAAAAAGGTTTAGATTGGTTACCAAAGTTTGTTTCTTTTTGCTTGAAAGCAGAAATGACAAACAAAAAACAGCAATCGAAACAGATGCAACAATCAACGGAATTATACTGATATTGTAATTTGTAATTCCCCAAAGCA includes:
- the ffh gene encoding signal recognition particle protein, which codes for MFDNLSDKLDKAFHILKGHGKITEVNVADTLKEVRRALLDADVNFKIAKDFTTKVKEKAIGQDVLTTLQPGQLLVKLVKDELTELMGGDVAGVNLSGNPSVILMSGLQGSGKTTFSGKLANFLKTKKNKKPLLVACDIYRPAAINQLHVVGDQIGVEVYSEPENKNPVEIAQNAIKHAKANGFNVVIVDTAGRLAVDQEMMDEIARVHKAIQPQETLFVVDSMTGQDAVNTAKAFNDILNFDGVILTKLDGDTRGGAAISIKSVVNKPIKFVGTGEKMEAIDVFYPDRMAERILGMGDVVSLVERAQEQFDEEEARKLQKKIAKNEFGFDDFLTQIQQVKKMGNMKDLVGMIPGASKAMKDVEIEDDAFKHIEAIIHSMTPGERSKPAIIDVKRKARIAKGSGTKVEQVNQLMKQFDQMSKMMKMMQGPGGKNLMKMMGGMKGMPGGMPR
- a CDS encoding bifunctional 5,10-methylenetetrahydrofolate dehydrogenase/5,10-methenyltetrahydrofolate cyclohydrolase gives rise to the protein MQLLDGKKTSNDIKNEIAAEVQSIKAAGGKVPHLAAVLVGNNGASLTYVGSKVKSCQEIGFDSTLVSLPETITEDELLAKIKELNEDDNLDGYIVQLPLPKHIDEQKILLAIDPDKDVDGFHPTNFGRMALEMESFIPATPFGIMELLERYKVETAGKHTVVIGRSHIVGRPMSILMSRKGNPGDSTVTLTHSRTKDLAEFTKNADIIITALGVPEFLKADMVKEGVTVIDVGITRVEDASNAKGYVIKGDVDFEGVSKKASFITPVPGGVGPMTIAMLLKNTLLARKMRSAKNK